From the Corythoichthys intestinalis isolate RoL2023-P3 chromosome 13, ASM3026506v1, whole genome shotgun sequence genome, one window contains:
- the LOC130928997 gene encoding oocyte zinc finger protein XlCOF6-like isoform X1: MSDVSQAHRPERLKSARMEVAEESPYIKKLEEEFVHIKEEQEEYFIRLQNPHIEEQQQPQPLKKEEEDPPYVKVEVVDIPKWTSKPLKGDDGGPSEASRGTEPPNGSNSSSKEGSEADNLIAGPSESDDFTSHSLFCFRRYLGAELQEPESPGVKEDVELPQIKEEPKPCQQKQLPIKKEEEEELPCGKEEEEHITRWTGDPLKSEDGLSEAGRGAEPPSGSSSTEGLQADIFIAPSDRDGATSHSPYNDDGHKTSHRDDKLCKCSQCGKTFANKCNCRMHMRSHTGENPFSCSVCGKGFALVGNLKQHTRTHTGEKPFSCSVCGKCFVQSGYLTKHTKTHTGEKAFSCSVCDRRFARKQQLQQHIRVHTGEKPFFCPVCDRRFAQKQQLKIHTRTHTGEKPFSCSVCGHGFRQQQHLKSHERTHTGEKPFSCPVCDKRFSDKTTLKKHTRTHTGEKPFPCSVCGQRFSRKSTLKLHTRTHTGEKPFPCSVCGQRFSRKSTLKLHTRSHTGENPFSCSVCGKCFVQSGYLTKHTKTHTGEKAFSCSVCDRRFTRKQQLQQHIRAHTGEKPFFCPVCDRRFAQKQQLKIHTRTHTGEKPFSCSVCGHGFSQQQNLKSHERTHTGEKPFSCPVCDKRFSDKTTLKKHTRTHTGEKPFPCSVCGQRFSRKSTLKLHTRTHTGEKPFPCSVCGQRFSRKSTLKLHTRTHTGEKPFYCSVCGQKFTQKSSLNQHTRTHTGEKPFSCSACGKKSAHKYRIKRHVCIGVRSSGQ; this comes from the exons ATGTCAG ATGTCAGTCAAGCGCATCGTCCTGAACGCCTGAAGTCTGCTCGCATGGAGGTAGCTGAAGAGTCGCCATACATCAAAAAGCTGGAGGAAGAATTTGTCCACATtaaagaggagcaggaggagtaCTTCATTAGACTGCAGAACCCCCACATTGAGGAGCAGCAGCAACCTCAACCcctcaaaaaggaggaggaggaccctCCATATGTTAAAGTTGAGGTGGTGGACATCCCCAAGTGGACTAGTAAGCCCTTGAAGGGAGACGATGGAGGTCCGAGTGAAGCCAGCAGAGGGACGGAGCCTCCGAATGGCAGCAACAGCAGTTCAAAAGAAGGATCCGAAGCAGACAACCTCATCGCTGGACCATCAGAGAGTGACGACTTCACATCACACTCGCTGTTCT gtttcagaaGATATCTTGGTGCTGAGCTGCAGGAGCCAGAATCTCCTGGCGTAAAAGAGGATGTTgagctcccccaaatcaaagagGAGCCAAAACCCTGTCAACAGAAgcaacttccaatcaaaaaggaggaggaggaggagctgccatgtggcaaagaggaggaggagcatATCACCAGGTGGACTGGTGATCCCTTGAAGAGTGAAGATGGTCTGAGTGAGGCCGGCAGAGGGGCGGAGCCTCCAAGTggcagcagctcaacagaaggaTTGCAAGCAGACATTTTCATCGCTCCATCAGACAGAGATGGCGCCACGTCACACTCACCTTACAATGATGATGGTCATAAGACATCTCACCGTGACGACAAACTCTGTaaatgctctcagtgtgggaaaacctttgctaATAAGTGTAATTGTCGGATGCATATGAGgagccacactggtgaaaatccTTTTTCCTGCTCTGTTTGTGGAAAAGGTTTTGCTTTGGTAGGAaacttaaaacaacacacaagaacccacactggcgaaaaacctttttcctgctcagtttgtggaaaatGTTTTGTTCAGTCGGGATActtaacaaaacacacaaaaacccacactggtgaaaaagctttttcctgctcagtttgtgatcgaAGATTCGCTCGGAAGCAACAATTACAACAACACATAAGAgtacacactggcgaaaaaccttttttctgCCCAGTTTGTGATCGTCGATTTGCTCAGAAGCAACagttaaaaatacacacaagaacccacactggcgaaaaacctttttcctgctcagtttgtggtcatggATTCCGTCAACAGCAACACttaaaaagtcacgaaagaacccacactggcgaaaaacctttttcctgcccagtttgtgataaaagattCAGTGACAAGACCaccttaaaaaaacacacaagaacccacactggcgaaaaaccttttccatGCTCAGTTTGTGGGCAAAGATTCAGTCGAAAGTccaccttaaaactacacacaagaacccacactggcgaaaaaccttttccatGCTCAGTTTGTGGGCAAAGATTCAGTCGAAAGTccaccttaaaactacacacaagaagccacactggtgaaaaccctttttcctgctcagtttgtggaaaatGTTTTGTTCAGTCGGGATActtaacaaaacacacaaaaacccacactggtgaaaaagctttttcctgctcagtttgtgatcgaAGATTCACTCGGAAGCAACAATTACAACAACACATAAGAgcacacactggcgaaaaaccttttttctgCCCAGTTTGTGATCGTCGATTTGCTCAGAAGCAACagttaaaaatacacacaagaacccacactggcgaaaaacctttttcctgctcagtttgtggtcatggATTCTCTCAACAGCAAAACttaaaaagtcacgaaagaacccacactggcgaaaaacctttttcctgcccgGTTTGTGATAAAAGATTCAGTGACAAGACCACcttgaaaaaacacacaagaacccacactggcgaaaaaccttttccatGCTCAGTTTGTGGGCAAAGATTCAGTCGAAAGTccaccttaaaactacacacaagaacccacactggcgaaaaaccttttccatGCTCAGTTTGTGGGCAAAGATTCAGTCGAAAGTccaccttaaaactacacacaagaacccacactggtgaaaaacccttttactgctcagtttgtggtcaaaaattcacTCAGAAGAGCAGCTTAAatcaacacacaagaacccacactggggaaaaacctttttcctgttcaGCTTGTGGTAAAAAATCCGCTCACAAGTATCGGATTAAGAGACACGTGTGTATTGGTGTGAGAAGCAGTGGCCAATGA
- the LOC130928997 gene encoding oocyte zinc finger protein XlCOF6-like isoform X2, protein MEVAEESPYIKKLEEEFVHIKEEQEEYFIRLQNPHIEEQQQPQPLKKEEEDPPYVKVEVVDIPKWTSKPLKGDDGGPSEASRGTEPPNGSNSSSKEGSEADNLIAGPSESDDFTSHSLFCFRRYLGAELQEPESPGVKEDVELPQIKEEPKPCQQKQLPIKKEEEEELPCGKEEEEHITRWTGDPLKSEDGLSEAGRGAEPPSGSSSTEGLQADIFIAPSDRDGATSHSPYNDDGHKTSHRDDKLCKCSQCGKTFANKCNCRMHMRSHTGENPFSCSVCGKGFALVGNLKQHTRTHTGEKPFSCSVCGKCFVQSGYLTKHTKTHTGEKAFSCSVCDRRFARKQQLQQHIRVHTGEKPFFCPVCDRRFAQKQQLKIHTRTHTGEKPFSCSVCGHGFRQQQHLKSHERTHTGEKPFSCPVCDKRFSDKTTLKKHTRTHTGEKPFPCSVCGQRFSRKSTLKLHTRTHTGEKPFPCSVCGQRFSRKSTLKLHTRSHTGENPFSCSVCGKCFVQSGYLTKHTKTHTGEKAFSCSVCDRRFTRKQQLQQHIRAHTGEKPFFCPVCDRRFAQKQQLKIHTRTHTGEKPFSCSVCGHGFSQQQNLKSHERTHTGEKPFSCPVCDKRFSDKTTLKKHTRTHTGEKPFPCSVCGQRFSRKSTLKLHTRTHTGEKPFPCSVCGQRFSRKSTLKLHTRTHTGEKPFYCSVCGQKFTQKSSLNQHTRTHTGEKPFSCSACGKKSAHKYRIKRHVCIGVRSSGQ, encoded by the exons ATGGAGGTAGCTGAAGAGTCGCCATACATCAAAAAGCTGGAGGAAGAATTTGTCCACATtaaagaggagcaggaggagtaCTTCATTAGACTGCAGAACCCCCACATTGAGGAGCAGCAGCAACCTCAACCcctcaaaaaggaggaggaggaccctCCATATGTTAAAGTTGAGGTGGTGGACATCCCCAAGTGGACTAGTAAGCCCTTGAAGGGAGACGATGGAGGTCCGAGTGAAGCCAGCAGAGGGACGGAGCCTCCGAATGGCAGCAACAGCAGTTCAAAAGAAGGATCCGAAGCAGACAACCTCATCGCTGGACCATCAGAGAGTGACGACTTCACATCACACTCGCTGTTCT gtttcagaaGATATCTTGGTGCTGAGCTGCAGGAGCCAGAATCTCCTGGCGTAAAAGAGGATGTTgagctcccccaaatcaaagagGAGCCAAAACCCTGTCAACAGAAgcaacttccaatcaaaaaggaggaggaggaggagctgccatgtggcaaagaggaggaggagcatATCACCAGGTGGACTGGTGATCCCTTGAAGAGTGAAGATGGTCTGAGTGAGGCCGGCAGAGGGGCGGAGCCTCCAAGTggcagcagctcaacagaaggaTTGCAAGCAGACATTTTCATCGCTCCATCAGACAGAGATGGCGCCACGTCACACTCACCTTACAATGATGATGGTCATAAGACATCTCACCGTGACGACAAACTCTGTaaatgctctcagtgtgggaaaacctttgctaATAAGTGTAATTGTCGGATGCATATGAGgagccacactggtgaaaatccTTTTTCCTGCTCTGTTTGTGGAAAAGGTTTTGCTTTGGTAGGAaacttaaaacaacacacaagaacccacactggcgaaaaacctttttcctgctcagtttgtggaaaatGTTTTGTTCAGTCGGGATActtaacaaaacacacaaaaacccacactggtgaaaaagctttttcctgctcagtttgtgatcgaAGATTCGCTCGGAAGCAACAATTACAACAACACATAAGAgtacacactggcgaaaaaccttttttctgCCCAGTTTGTGATCGTCGATTTGCTCAGAAGCAACagttaaaaatacacacaagaacccacactggcgaaaaacctttttcctgctcagtttgtggtcatggATTCCGTCAACAGCAACACttaaaaagtcacgaaagaacccacactggcgaaaaacctttttcctgcccagtttgtgataaaagattCAGTGACAAGACCaccttaaaaaaacacacaagaacccacactggcgaaaaaccttttccatGCTCAGTTTGTGGGCAAAGATTCAGTCGAAAGTccaccttaaaactacacacaagaacccacactggcgaaaaaccttttccatGCTCAGTTTGTGGGCAAAGATTCAGTCGAAAGTccaccttaaaactacacacaagaagccacactggtgaaaaccctttttcctgctcagtttgtggaaaatGTTTTGTTCAGTCGGGATActtaacaaaacacacaaaaacccacactggtgaaaaagctttttcctgctcagtttgtgatcgaAGATTCACTCGGAAGCAACAATTACAACAACACATAAGAgcacacactggcgaaaaaccttttttctgCCCAGTTTGTGATCGTCGATTTGCTCAGAAGCAACagttaaaaatacacacaagaacccacactggcgaaaaacctttttcctgctcagtttgtggtcatggATTCTCTCAACAGCAAAACttaaaaagtcacgaaagaacccacactggcgaaaaacctttttcctgcccgGTTTGTGATAAAAGATTCAGTGACAAGACCACcttgaaaaaacacacaagaacccacactggcgaaaaaccttttccatGCTCAGTTTGTGGGCAAAGATTCAGTCGAAAGTccaccttaaaactacacacaagaacccacactggcgaaaaaccttttccatGCTCAGTTTGTGGGCAAAGATTCAGTCGAAAGTccaccttaaaactacacacaagaacccacactggtgaaaaacccttttactgctcagtttgtggtcaaaaattcacTCAGAAGAGCAGCTTAAatcaacacacaagaacccacactggggaaaaacctttttcctgttcaGCTTGTGGTAAAAAATCCGCTCACAAGTATCGGATTAAGAGACACGTGTGTATTGGTGTGAGAAGCAGTGGCCAATGA